A section of the Cuniculiplasma divulgatum genome encodes:
- the thrC gene encoding threonine synthase translates to MDTDGESWLSCIRCGRKYDISRRKYICDRCHGLLEVKHSFPDHFTLEGFSGVWHYGPLIHPALGKARIISRGEGATAMYSHESVSRFTGLSSLGMKHEGENPTGSFKDRGMTVAVTEALRLGATETICASTGNTSASAASYSALAGIRSNVLIPSGNISSSKLSQAIAYGARIIDIPGDFDMAMSNVIRIAENRQDYYVLNSINPWRIEGQKTIFFEIMERVRDCRFIALPAGNLGNTSAAGKAIREFKELGLIDDIPKIISVQAEGASPFYNLWTGGGEKLEPVRASTIASAIRIGNPVNWEKAIREIRYTGGMVVRVTDREIMESKRVVDRSGIGCEPASAASVAGLKQLVDQGEIDRNDSAVAVLTGNILKDTASIQEVSDRIPMEAFMQELLA, encoded by the coding sequence ATGGACACAGACGGCGAATCGTGGCTCAGCTGCATAAGGTGCGGGCGGAAGTATGACATTTCACGCAGGAAATACATATGCGACAGATGCCATGGACTTCTTGAGGTTAAGCACAGCTTCCCGGACCATTTCACTTTAGAGGGCTTTTCTGGCGTCTGGCACTATGGTCCCCTCATCCACCCTGCACTGGGTAAAGCACGCATAATTTCACGCGGCGAGGGAGCCACAGCCATGTATTCCCACGAATCAGTATCCAGATTCACGGGTCTCTCAAGCCTGGGAATGAAGCATGAGGGAGAAAATCCCACAGGAAGCTTCAAGGATCGTGGTATGACTGTGGCCGTGACAGAAGCCCTCAGGCTTGGGGCAACCGAGACCATCTGTGCCTCAACCGGGAACACCTCGGCTTCTGCTGCTTCATACAGTGCCCTCGCGGGAATCAGGAGCAATGTTCTCATCCCTTCCGGCAATATATCATCCTCAAAACTTTCCCAGGCCATTGCCTACGGTGCCAGAATAATAGACATCCCGGGAGACTTTGACATGGCCATGTCCAACGTGATCAGGATTGCAGAAAACAGGCAGGATTATTATGTTTTAAACTCCATCAATCCCTGGCGGATAGAAGGGCAGAAGACAATCTTCTTCGAAATAATGGAAAGGGTAAGGGATTGCCGTTTCATAGCACTTCCCGCAGGGAACCTGGGAAACACATCGGCTGCCGGAAAGGCGATACGTGAGTTTAAAGAGCTTGGCCTTATTGATGATATCCCGAAAATAATATCAGTGCAGGCAGAAGGCGCCAGTCCTTTCTACAATCTCTGGACAGGAGGCGGGGAAAAACTTGAACCGGTCAGGGCTTCCACCATAGCCAGCGCAATAAGGATTGGAAATCCTGTAAACTGGGAGAAGGCAATACGTGAGATAAGATACACAGGGGGAATGGTTGTCAGAGTGACCGACAGGGAGATCATGGAGTCCAAAAGAGTCGTGGATCGATCAGGAATAGGGTGCGAACCCGCTTCTGCCGCTTCAGTGGCCGGACTGAAGCAACTTGTGGACCAGGGGGAGATAGACAGGAACGACAGTGCAGTGGCGGTGCTCACCGGAAACATACTTAAGGATACGGCATCCATTCAGGAAGTTTCTGACAGAATCCCGATGGAGGCTTTTATGCAGGAACTCCTGGCATGA
- a CDS encoding PLP-dependent transferase gives MKEIRQGVKESIDPVTGSLTYPIYQTSAYRMPDGEKYRYSRESNPTVEELGRIISVLENTSSSTAFSSGMGAITTTLLKLLRPGMRLLVTRDCFARTFRFATEFLRQYGITVNVSEPGNENVMDLAPDADIVFLESISNPVLRVYDIPAISRIVSEHGGKLVVDSTLATPVNQKPHGQGAAVVIHSLSKFMSGHNDIIGGSASGDPDSISSIDSFRRTLGTSMDPNTAYLTIRGLKTLGVRMKRINDTAMELAEEFQDNPSFGTIRYPGLESHPDSSVARKLLNGFGGIISFDIHKGMSSPKEFMSRLRIIEPANTLGGVNTTISHPATMSHRSLSPDERKKVGFSESTFRLSVGLEDPAVILDDITSALGIP, from the coding sequence TTGAAAGAAATCCGGCAGGGAGTTAAGGAGAGCATCGATCCGGTCACAGGTTCACTGACATATCCCATTTACCAGACAAGCGCATACAGGATGCCAGATGGCGAGAAGTACCGCTACTCAAGGGAATCCAACCCAACAGTGGAAGAGCTGGGAAGGATTATATCCGTGCTTGAAAACACCAGTTCAAGCACCGCGTTTTCATCGGGAATGGGGGCAATCACCACCACGCTTCTGAAGCTGCTCAGGCCGGGAATGAGGCTCCTTGTTACCAGGGACTGTTTTGCAAGGACCTTCAGGTTTGCCACTGAGTTCCTCAGGCAGTACGGCATAACTGTAAATGTATCTGAACCGGGAAATGAAAATGTCATGGATCTGGCACCGGATGCGGATATAGTTTTTCTTGAGAGCATATCGAACCCCGTGTTGCGGGTATATGATATTCCTGCAATTTCCCGAATTGTATCTGAGCATGGAGGAAAACTGGTGGTGGATTCGACCCTTGCCACACCTGTCAACCAGAAGCCGCACGGTCAGGGCGCGGCAGTTGTTATTCACAGCCTTTCAAAATTCATGTCGGGGCACAATGACATAATTGGTGGTTCAGCCTCCGGAGATCCTGATTCAATCAGCTCCATAGATTCATTCCGGAGAACTCTTGGCACATCAATGGATCCGAATACGGCGTATCTGACCATAAGGGGCCTGAAAACTCTTGGGGTCCGCATGAAGAGAATCAATGATACCGCAATGGAGCTTGCAGAGGAATTTCAGGATAATCCTTCCTTCGGGACCATCAGGTACCCCGGACTGGAATCACATCCTGACAGCAGCGTGGCCAGGAAACTGCTCAATGGCTTCGGGGGCATAATAAGCTTTGACATTCATAAAGGCATGAGCAGCCCCAAAGAATTCATGTCAAGACTCCGGATCATAGAGCCTGCCAATACACTTGGCGGTGTCAACACCACCATTTCTCATCCAGCCACAATGTCCCACAGATCCCTTTCACCAGATGAGAGGAAGAAGGTTGGCTTCTCTGAATCCACGTTCCGGCTCTCCGTTGGACTTGAGGATCCGGCTGTGATTCTTGATGACATCACCAGTGCCCTGGGTATACCCTGA
- a CDS encoding MMPL family transporter — protein MKLSSFIIRHRKTIVILWAVIILASTPALLGYSHYITYSSSGAVNPSSESQIASQILEKSHTTNSSLVILVLQNPFLNNSTAARTLSMQTALQSLGIRDLASTTSPFSAYASFINTAIGRNATLIAWLYNETRINATTMYSFPSAFYSSWSSHSYTYDSIMASALDAGFNSSMPYEAAFISELNRTAGANNVSGSESVSQPLQAVMSAILIAYNESYPQYQIGEYSPGSYISYHYLGLNNYSDSVSVAVAGYLRQYFPATPDLVNATISGGNVGINYVRMYGLAGAPQYLTDQYVSSDRSAFIVSVIFSVPSGYVGKGDFEPSANATPAVEKIISNYFGNSGMVTGNGAINQQIQQVTARSAFIFGVLFVILAIAVAITLVSWKSALVALIFVSLATALGYVSIFITGIILYGVNYIVNYTLTAVAVGVSTDYLIYIASRYRQEIREGANNQDALSTAVSRAGRAVVISGVTVSLSLLTFSFIPGFRSWGLVLFMAILMIVALVATLFPAILALFGPGFFTRKSISRVQEGYHTKSVFHRAARLASRRRVAVVAVILLLGIPAGYFFFTVPTTYNFNTGVPAGLPAVKALNTLETKFGSNLIYPIEVILPMAGTNWTNATGTNTTILSTTQMLLDFTGVHKVVGPYSNGTSLNSSISPSSFTLDGGRYVYYLVYSDYSPYSAQALQQVAHLREDKSIIVGGITSSVIDQKAENAVTYGELEILIVAVIFAVLTVSFRSLRYPIISISGVFISISWTTAILYFISTYILHQALIYLIPIILFIILMSLGNDYTVFIVSSVREYSGKMGFRDGMPRGMASSGKVVTSLGLILAASLGSLAFIPDGFLEQLGISFIISLLIDTFIIRALCFPSMLSIFHMRKEEIVLEEKM, from the coding sequence GTGAAATTAAGCAGCTTCATAATCAGGCACAGGAAAACCATTGTAATCCTCTGGGCAGTTATCATTCTGGCCTCAACCCCTGCACTCCTGGGATATTCTCACTACATAACATATTCCAGTTCTGGCGCAGTCAATCCCAGCAGCGAATCTCAGATAGCCTCTCAAATACTTGAAAAATCCCACACAACAAATTCCTCGCTTGTGATTCTCGTGCTGCAGAATCCATTCCTGAACAATTCAACTGCAGCCAGGACTTTATCCATGCAGACAGCACTGCAGAGTTTGGGCATAAGGGATCTGGCATCAACAACCTCACCCTTCTCCGCTTATGCATCATTCATCAATACAGCCATAGGCAGGAATGCAACTCTCATAGCCTGGCTGTACAATGAGACCAGGATAAACGCAACTACCATGTATTCATTCCCTTCTGCTTTCTATTCAAGCTGGTCCAGTCATTCTTATACATATGATTCAATAATGGCTTCCGCCCTTGATGCAGGGTTCAATTCCTCCATGCCATACGAAGCAGCATTCATTTCGGAACTGAACAGGACTGCGGGAGCCAACAACGTATCTGGAAGTGAATCCGTTTCACAGCCGCTTCAGGCCGTAATGTCGGCAATCCTTATTGCTTATAACGAAAGTTATCCCCAGTATCAAATAGGTGAATATTCTCCTGGAAGCTATATTTCATACCATTACCTTGGGCTGAACAATTACTCAGATTCAGTCTCTGTGGCCGTGGCAGGCTATCTCAGGCAGTACTTTCCAGCCACACCTGACCTTGTGAATGCAACCATATCAGGCGGAAACGTTGGAATAAACTACGTCCGGATGTATGGACTTGCAGGAGCCCCACAGTACCTCACTGATCAGTATGTGAGCAGTGACAGGTCGGCATTCATTGTCAGTGTAATATTCTCTGTGCCCTCCGGTTACGTGGGGAAAGGTGATTTTGAGCCATCTGCAAATGCAACTCCTGCTGTGGAGAAGATAATCTCCAACTACTTTGGAAACTCCGGAATGGTAACTGGAAATGGTGCCATAAACCAGCAGATACAGCAGGTCACTGCCAGGTCGGCATTCATATTCGGCGTGCTGTTCGTGATCCTGGCAATAGCTGTTGCAATAACCCTTGTATCATGGAAGTCTGCCCTGGTGGCGCTGATATTTGTATCACTGGCAACAGCACTTGGCTATGTCTCAATCTTCATAACAGGAATAATCCTGTACGGGGTGAACTACATAGTAAACTATACCCTGACGGCTGTTGCAGTGGGGGTATCCACCGATTACCTCATCTATATAGCATCCAGGTACAGGCAGGAAATAAGGGAAGGCGCAAACAACCAGGATGCCCTGAGCACCGCAGTATCAAGGGCCGGCAGGGCAGTTGTAATCAGCGGCGTAACAGTCAGCCTGAGCCTCCTCACATTCTCATTCATTCCCGGCTTCAGGAGCTGGGGACTGGTGCTATTCATGGCAATACTCATGATTGTGGCACTCGTTGCAACACTGTTTCCTGCCATACTTGCACTCTTTGGTCCGGGTTTCTTCACCAGGAAATCCATATCAAGGGTTCAGGAGGGATACCATACAAAGTCAGTATTCCACAGGGCTGCCAGACTGGCCTCACGCAGGAGGGTTGCAGTTGTTGCGGTAATACTTCTGCTTGGAATACCCGCAGGTTACTTCTTCTTCACAGTGCCAACAACATATAATTTCAATACAGGTGTGCCGGCCGGTTTGCCTGCGGTGAAGGCATTGAACACTCTTGAAACTAAGTTCGGATCAAACCTGATCTACCCCATTGAGGTGATTCTGCCAATGGCAGGCACCAACTGGACTAATGCCACTGGAACCAATACCACCATACTATCCACCACCCAGATGCTTCTGGATTTCACAGGAGTGCATAAAGTGGTTGGACCGTACAGCAACGGGACATCCCTGAACAGCAGCATTTCGCCATCTTCATTCACTCTGGACGGCGGCAGGTATGTTTATTACCTGGTATACAGTGATTATTCACCATATTCCGCACAGGCATTACAGCAGGTTGCGCATCTCAGGGAGGACAAATCAATCATAGTGGGCGGCATTACTTCCAGTGTAATAGACCAGAAAGCAGAAAATGCCGTCACATACGGCGAACTGGAGATTCTCATTGTTGCAGTGATATTTGCCGTGCTGACGGTCTCTTTCAGGTCCCTGAGGTATCCCATAATATCAATTTCCGGAGTGTTTATCAGCATATCATGGACAACAGCCATCCTGTACTTCATTTCCACTTACATACTGCATCAGGCGCTCATATACCTGATCCCCATCATACTGTTCATAATCCTGATGTCCCTTGGAAATGACTACACGGTATTCATAGTCTCAAGTGTTCGTGAATACAGCGGTAAGATGGGTTTCAGGGATGGTATGCCACGGGGTATGGCAAGCTCCGGAAAGGTGGTTACATCTCTTGGACTGATACTTGCGGCATCCCTTGGATCCCTGGCATTCATACCGGATGGGTTCCTGGAGCAGCTTGGTATTTCCTTCATAATCTCACTGCTCATTGACACCTTCATAATCAGGGCCCTGTGCTTTCCCTCAATGCTTTCAATATTTCACATGAGAAAGGAAGAGATTGTGCTGGAGGAGAAGATGTGA
- a CDS encoding cyclase family protein, producing MKIRGYFDLSVLLQGGMPIWPTNPPVRVQREGTLEKDGYNVESYWSVTHTGTHIDAPFHMVDGGATVDEIPIHQLAGDGYVIRPELEGREITEGSLRKVWKDEYDGNIVLINTGWDKKRAFTHEFQYDFPGLAVNAIDFLLDHRPSVIGIDTLGIEPYDHEDFTVHKALLKTGMIFIEDLANLDELQVGKKYLVVALPLKIQGASGSMARVIALDVQ from the coding sequence ATGAAAATCAGGGGTTATTTCGATCTCTCAGTTCTCTTACAGGGCGGGATGCCCATATGGCCCACCAACCCACCTGTCAGGGTGCAGAGGGAAGGCACGCTGGAAAAGGATGGGTACAATGTTGAGAGTTACTGGTCAGTAACACACACCGGCACCCACATAGATGCTCCGTTCCATATGGTGGATGGTGGAGCCACAGTTGACGAAATTCCAATCCATCAGCTGGCAGGTGATGGTTACGTAATCAGGCCGGAACTGGAAGGACGGGAGATTACTGAAGGGAGTCTCAGGAAGGTATGGAAGGATGAATATGACGGCAACATTGTGCTCATCAACACCGGATGGGATAAAAAGCGCGCATTCACGCATGAGTTTCAGTACGATTTTCCTGGACTTGCAGTAAATGCAATCGACTTTCTTCTGGATCACCGACCGTCAGTAATTGGCATAGACACGCTTGGAATAGAGCCCTATGATCATGAAGATTTTACCGTTCACAAGGCACTGTTGAAAACGGGAATGATCTTCATAGAAGATCTTGCCAACCTTGATGAACTGCAGGTGGGTAAGAAATATCTGGTGGTGGCACTTCCACTGAAAATACAGGGCGCCAGCGGATCCATGGCACGGGTAATCGCGCTGGATGTTCAATGA
- a CDS encoding isochorismatase family cysteine hydrolase has product MTERKVFTEFREIIDPSHTALVIWDVQNMLVGRIFNREQYLPGITRFIGAAHSARVPVFFTKITPLPEAFESGVRLSQRRFPGGLSPEMLDLAVKPGKDDIVINKNTASIFIGTNFELMVRNAGIQTIIFAGIATEIGVESSARDSQNRGFYTIVVDDLSSSADREAHERSLANMKNLLMVKSSSDIVNIWSS; this is encoded by the coding sequence ATGACAGAAAGAAAAGTTTTCACTGAATTCCGCGAGATTATCGATCCTTCTCACACTGCCCTTGTAATATGGGATGTCCAGAACATGCTTGTTGGCAGAATCTTCAACAGGGAACAGTACCTTCCTGGTATAACAAGATTCATAGGGGCAGCTCACTCAGCGCGAGTTCCTGTATTTTTCACAAAGATCACTCCGCTGCCGGAAGCGTTTGAATCTGGTGTCAGGCTCTCACAGAGGAGGTTCCCAGGTGGGCTTTCTCCGGAAATGCTTGATCTTGCAGTTAAGCCCGGCAAGGATGATATAGTTATTAACAAGAACACAGCAAGCATATTCATCGGGACAAATTTTGAACTCATGGTGAGGAACGCCGGCATACAGACAATTATTTTTGCAGGCATAGCCACTGAAATAGGAGTGGAATCAAGTGCAAGGGATTCACAGAACAGGGGATTTTACACCATTGTTGTTGACGATCTGAGTTCATCTGCTGACAGGGAAGCACATGAAAGATCCCTGGCAAATATGAAGAACCTTCTGATGGTAAAGTCCTCTTCCGATATCGTGAATATCTGGTCGTCCTGA
- a CDS encoding helix-hairpin-helix domain-containing protein has translation MSNSDVARIFDELADMEEIEGNRWESLAYRKAAASIRALGLPLETLYSRGELRTIDGVGSAIEKKIIQFLETGEISKYSEMKSRYPIDFTGLSRVQGLGPKKIFTLYTALGIRNIDDLKMAVESHKIENLPGFGKRSEDNIRHSLSLIATRSADRLPLAKVYYEVMSMADSLMASGTVRRVEVVGSIRRMKETVGDVDILAVSDEPEKALQSFLSQKYVTGIVVSGPSKTSVNLSIGLNGDFRVFSAESFGSAMQYFTGSKEHNIKMRDLAIQNGLKLNEYGLFRKDIPVAGEDEEGVYSALGLQYIPPEMRENSGEIEAARDRKLPKIPEYVDIVSDMHVSIRNFSPKIVHDIIAASRNEGMKYVALLYDGINADRDKGVDYEGYGVMQKYVEKLNSGSDFKIIPGIKIPVKQETGQVSIPSDMRNSAYVVGTLSPKDISGESDPTDFIIRAVRSGSFRTLSYSYTEPEPDNRIGIDNDLIFKACAENKILIELSGSPGDYGIHYTAARAASSSGVNFVLGSRATSPGEIKHIKFATAIARRGWVEKSRIINSADYNAVIGALQL, from the coding sequence ATGTCCAATTCTGATGTTGCACGTATTTTCGATGAACTGGCCGATATGGAGGAAATAGAGGGGAATCGCTGGGAATCCCTGGCTTACAGAAAAGCCGCTGCATCAATCAGGGCACTTGGGCTTCCCCTTGAGACCCTATATTCCAGGGGAGAACTGAGAACCATAGACGGGGTTGGCAGTGCAATTGAGAAGAAGATCATCCAGTTTCTCGAAACCGGAGAAATTTCGAAATATTCCGAAATGAAATCCAGATATCCCATAGACTTCACAGGCCTGAGTCGTGTGCAGGGGCTTGGGCCCAAGAAAATATTCACTCTTTATACGGCGCTTGGCATCAGGAACATCGATGATCTGAAAATGGCAGTGGAAAGCCATAAGATTGAAAACCTCCCCGGTTTTGGAAAAAGGTCAGAAGACAACATCAGGCACTCCCTCAGTCTTATTGCGACACGTTCGGCCGATAGGTTGCCACTTGCAAAGGTTTACTACGAGGTCATGTCCATGGCTGACAGCCTGATGGCATCCGGAACTGTCAGGAGGGTTGAAGTTGTGGGTTCAATAAGGCGGATGAAGGAGACTGTAGGGGATGTGGACATCCTGGCGGTTTCGGACGAACCCGAAAAGGCACTTCAAAGCTTCCTTTCGCAGAAGTATGTCACAGGCATAGTCGTGAGTGGTCCATCAAAAACCTCAGTCAATCTTTCAATTGGCCTGAACGGTGACTTCCGGGTCTTCAGTGCCGAATCCTTCGGTTCAGCAATGCAGTATTTCACAGGAAGTAAGGAGCATAATATTAAAATGAGGGACCTGGCCATACAGAATGGCCTGAAACTTAATGAATACGGGCTCTTCAGGAAAGACATTCCAGTAGCTGGCGAAGACGAAGAGGGCGTATATTCTGCACTTGGTCTCCAGTACATTCCTCCAGAAATGAGGGAGAATAGCGGTGAAATAGAGGCTGCAAGAGACCGAAAACTGCCGAAAATACCGGAATATGTGGATATTGTTTCAGACATGCATGTCTCAATCCGTAATTTCAGCCCGAAAATAGTTCATGACATTATAGCAGCATCAAGGAATGAAGGCATGAAGTATGTGGCCTTATTATATGATGGCATAAATGCAGACAGGGACAAGGGCGTTGATTATGAAGGATATGGGGTCATGCAGAAATACGTTGAAAAATTAAATTCCGGGTCAGATTTCAAGATCATACCGGGGATAAAGATACCAGTGAAGCAGGAAACCGGACAGGTATCAATTCCATCGGATATGCGGAATTCAGCATATGTGGTGGGTACACTTTCTCCTAAAGACATTTCCGGTGAATCAGATCCCACCGACTTCATCATAAGAGCAGTAAGATCAGGGTCATTCAGAACCCTGTCATATTCATATACGGAGCCTGAACCAGACAACAGAATCGGTATTGATAATGATCTCATATTCAAGGCCTGTGCGGAAAATAAGATTCTCATTGAGTTAAGTGGCAGTCCTGGCGATTATGGCATCCACTATACTGCCGCCAGGGCGGCATCATCATCAGGGGTAAATTTTGTTCTTGGCAGCAGGGCCACTTCTCCTGGGGAGATCAAGCATATCAAATTCGCCACGGCCATAGCCCGCAGGGGATGGGTCGAGAAAAGCAGAATAATAAATTCGGCTGATTACAACGCGGTAATAGGTGCCCTACAGTTATAA
- a CDS encoding citrate/2-methylcitrate synthase, with the protein MADENITISKGLEGIYIADTTLCKIDGANGKLWYRGYPIEVLADKSSYEEVAFLLLYGHLPKKDELHVFNQRLISEREVPESIEEIIKSFTGRTHPNDVLRTCVSAISAYDSDMADRGSDANIERAIKLTAKMPTIVAMIGRYRQGKPFIKPSRTLSHSSNFLYMLTGVEPDKESAKLIDLMFILHAEHGSNASTFSTLVTGSTLADVYAAVVAGISTLRGPLHGGADEAALNMMRAIGEPDNTETYIEDALAGKQRIMGFGHRVYKAYDPRAKIVYNYLKSFMQKTTDPKIEKLLEIAIRAEKLMEEKLSKTKGIWPNIDFFSGPLYTAMGIPSELFTPVFACSRVVGWTAHLFEYWQNNRLFRPLDHYVGQLDIKYVPIDQR; encoded by the coding sequence ATGGCCGACGAAAACATCACAATAAGCAAAGGCTTGGAAGGAATATACATAGCAGACACAACACTTTGCAAAATTGACGGAGCTAACGGCAAACTCTGGTACAGGGGATATCCCATAGAAGTACTGGCAGACAAGTCCAGTTATGAAGAGGTAGCTTTTCTCCTGCTTTACGGGCATTTGCCCAAGAAGGATGAACTTCATGTTTTCAATCAGAGGTTGATTTCTGAGCGGGAAGTTCCAGAATCCATTGAGGAGATCATTAAAAGTTTCACAGGCAGGACACATCCAAACGACGTTCTGAGGACCTGTGTTTCTGCCATTTCAGCATATGATTCAGATATGGCAGACCGAGGTTCAGATGCAAATATAGAAAGGGCTATCAAGCTCACTGCCAAGATGCCAACCATAGTTGCCATGATTGGAAGATACAGGCAGGGAAAACCATTCATCAAACCTTCCAGAACGCTTTCGCATTCGTCAAATTTCCTGTACATGCTCACTGGAGTTGAACCGGATAAGGAATCTGCAAAGCTCATTGACCTGATGTTCATACTACATGCCGAACACGGAAGCAACGCATCCACATTCTCGACCCTTGTCACCGGTTCGACACTTGCGGATGTCTATGCAGCAGTTGTTGCAGGCATATCTACCCTGAGAGGCCCACTCCATGGTGGAGCAGACGAGGCAGCCCTCAATATGATGAGAGCCATAGGTGAACCAGACAACACGGAGACATACATTGAAGATGCACTTGCAGGAAAGCAGAGAATAATGGGATTCGGCCACCGTGTTTACAAGGCATACGACCCTAGGGCGAAAATTGTATACAATTACCTGAAATCATTCATGCAGAAAACGACAGATCCAAAAATAGAGAAGCTTCTTGAAATAGCAATCAGGGCAGAGAAACTCATGGAGGAAAAACTCAGCAAGACCAAGGGAATATGGCCAAACATTGACTTCTTCTCAGGCCCACTGTATACAGCCATGGGTATTCCATCGGAACTCTTCACCCCGGTTTTCGCGTGCTCCAGGGTGGTCGGATGGACTGCGCATCTCTTCGAATACTGGCAGAACAACCGCCTCTTCAGGCCTCTGGATCACTATGTTGGTCAGCTGGATATAAAATACGTTCCAATAGATCAGAGATAA
- a CDS encoding homoserine kinase, with protein MDQVTAISYSSSANMGPGYDLLAVAHDAFHDAVTATINPSQGNTLLTIGGMDENHDPMTNTAGLSVLNLLRDHGINEPVSLQIRKGIPPGLGLGSSGASAAAAVSAVSELFGLKLSMDEKVKYSMLGEAASSGTPHADNVAASIHGGFVVVESVSPVRVKRLTIHRSFSFLTIIPSIYIKDKTKLCRTLVPKDVPISSYIQNARFVTELIAGLMGGDRELVKNGMNDVIVEAARKPLYPFYEKLKIMMLEAGAAGVCISGAGPSVIAVVDSLTEIEKIRSGTEQILSRMKIGYSIVESKIAGGTRIERNPAGS; from the coding sequence ATGGATCAGGTCACCGCAATCTCATATTCGTCCTCTGCAAACATGGGACCCGGCTATGACCTTCTTGCCGTGGCCCATGACGCCTTCCATGATGCCGTGACTGCCACCATAAATCCTTCTCAGGGCAACACCCTGCTGACAATCGGTGGAATGGATGAGAATCATGATCCCATGACCAACACTGCAGGACTTTCTGTATTAAATCTTCTGCGTGATCATGGTATAAATGAGCCGGTGTCGCTTCAAATCAGGAAAGGGATTCCTCCAGGTCTTGGCCTCGGCAGCAGTGGGGCATCCGCTGCGGCTGCTGTTTCAGCAGTAAGTGAACTCTTTGGCCTGAAGCTGTCAATGGATGAAAAGGTGAAATATTCCATGCTTGGAGAGGCGGCTTCATCCGGAACACCTCATGCAGACAATGTTGCCGCCAGCATACACGGAGGATTCGTTGTTGTTGAATCTGTTTCCCCAGTCAGGGTGAAACGCCTGACGATCCACAGATCATTCTCATTCCTCACCATAATACCGTCCATTTACATTAAGGACAAAACCAAATTGTGCCGTACCCTGGTTCCAAAGGATGTCCCCATCTCCAGCTACATACAGAACGCCAGATTTGTGACTGAACTGATTGCAGGCCTTATGGGAGGAGACCGGGAACTTGTTAAGAATGGAATGAATGATGTCATAGTTGAGGCCGCCAGGAAACCTCTCTATCCATTTTATGAAAAACTCAAGATCATGATGCTTGAAGCAGGTGCCGCAGGTGTCTGTATCAGCGGTGCCGGCCCCAGCGTAATTGCTGTTGTTGACAGCCTCACCGAAATAGAAAAGATAAGATCAGGAACTGAGCAAATCCTTTCCCGGATGAAGATCGGTTACAGCATTGTTGAATCTAAAATTGCAGGAGGTACAAGAATTGAAAGAAATCCGGCAGGGAGTTAA